One Brevibacillus choshinensis genomic window carries:
- a CDS encoding response regulator transcription factor — translation MTSPTILIADDDPDIVRLLAESFQDEGFLTIEAQNGKEALEKALDPSLSLILLDIMMPEMDGLDVCRKIRNSVNIPILFLSAKDRELDRVIGLEVGADDYILKPFSISELIARVRAHLRRENRYITATKSIHSGSLTINKDTFEVFHHDKRVELSTKEFQILLYLAENANRVLSREQIYNAIWGESEFGDINTVTVHIKNLRSKLEHDKHYIKTVWGIGYKFVGDMQ, via the coding sequence ATGACTAGCCCCACCATTTTAATTGCAGATGATGATCCGGATATCGTGCGTCTGCTCGCCGAAAGCTTCCAGGACGAGGGCTTCCTCACAATCGAGGCCCAAAACGGAAAAGAAGCGCTGGAAAAAGCGCTCGACCCATCGCTTTCCTTGATCCTGCTCGATATCATGATGCCGGAGATGGATGGCCTGGACGTCTGCCGGAAGATACGCAATTCCGTCAACATTCCCATCCTCTTTCTCAGTGCAAAGGATCGGGAGCTGGATCGGGTCATCGGCCTTGAGGTCGGCGCCGACGATTATATCCTGAAGCCATTCAGCATCTCCGAATTGATCGCCCGTGTCCGTGCGCATCTGCGCCGGGAAAATCGATACATAACTGCTACCAAGTCGATTCACAGTGGGTCATTGACGATAAATAAAGACACCTTCGAAGTCTTTCACCACGACAAACGGGTAGAGTTGTCCACGAAGGAATTTCAAATTCTGCTGTATTTGGCGGAGAACGCGAATCGGGTATTGAGCCGGGAGCAGATATACAATGCCATCTGGGGAGAAAGCGAGTTTGGCGATATCAATACGGTGACCGTCCACATCAAGAATTTGCGCTCCAAGCTGGAGCATGACAAGCACTACATTAAAACCGTGTGGGGTATCGGATACAAATTTGTCGGTGATATGCAGTGA
- a CDS encoding branched-chain amino acid aminotransferase has translation MECQLTVTLTEQRKEKPASDKLGFGVHFTDHMFTMDYTEGKGWHDPQIVPYSPLTLDPAAMVFHYGQAVFEGLKAYRNHEDKAWLFRPDQNFKRMNRSLSRLSMPLIDEAFMLEALKQLVATEKEWIPTESGTSLYIRPFVIATEPCFGVRASHTYKFIVLLSPVGAYYSGGMKPVKIYVENNYVRAVRGGTGNAKVAGNYAGSLKAQEEAKEKGYEQVLWLDGIENKYVEEVGSMNVFFKVKGEVWVPALNGSILEGITRDSTIHMLKDWGVPVVEKRISMEELYEAYTKGELEEAFGTGTAAVISPIGEMNWNGHQMIINGEQTGELTSKLYEQMTGIQYGLVEDKYGWAVEVTK, from the coding sequence ATGGAGTGTCAGTTAACAGTTACTCTGACAGAACAGAGAAAAGAAAAGCCTGCTAGTGACAAGCTCGGGTTCGGTGTGCATTTTACCGACCACATGTTCACAATGGACTACACAGAAGGAAAAGGCTGGCACGATCCGCAAATCGTACCGTATTCCCCGCTCACACTCGATCCGGCAGCAATGGTGTTCCACTACGGCCAAGCTGTATTCGAGGGATTGAAGGCTTACCGCAACCATGAAGACAAAGCGTGGTTGTTCAGACCCGATCAAAATTTCAAAAGAATGAATCGTTCCCTGAGCCGCCTCAGCATGCCGCTCATTGATGAGGCATTCATGCTGGAAGCGCTGAAGCAATTGGTTGCCACTGAAAAAGAGTGGATTCCGACCGAAAGCGGAACTTCCCTATACATTCGTCCGTTTGTGATCGCGACAGAGCCATGCTTTGGCGTTCGCGCTTCGCATACGTATAAATTCATCGTGCTCCTGTCCCCAGTGGGTGCTTACTACTCCGGAGGCATGAAGCCGGTCAAAATTTATGTGGAAAACAACTACGTCCGTGCCGTTCGAGGCGGGACAGGCAACGCGAAAGTTGCCGGGAACTACGCGGGAAGCCTGAAAGCACAAGAGGAAGCAAAGGAAAAAGGATACGAGCAAGTCTTGTGGCTGGACGGAATTGAAAACAAATACGTAGAAGAAGTAGGCAGCATGAACGTCTTCTTTAAAGTTAAGGGAGAGGTGTGGGTCCCAGCCCTGAATGGCAGCATTTTGGAGGGGATCACACGGGATTCCACGATCCATATGCTGAAGGATTGGGGAGTTCCAGTCGTCGAGAAACGCATTTCGATGGAAGAGCTGTACGAGGCGTACACAAAAGGGGAGCTCGAGGAAGCGTTCGGAACGGGTACAGCAGCCGTCATTTCCCCGATCGGCGAGATGAACTGGAATGGCCACCAAATGATCATCAATGGAGAGCAGACGGGTGAATTGACCTCCAAGCTCTATGAACAAATGACCGGCATCCAGTACGGACTCGTGGAAGACAAGTATGGATGGGCAGTAGAAGTAACGAAATAA
- a CDS encoding glutathione ABC transporter substrate-binding protein: protein MKRKNMLHSILALSVLFSTVLAGCSSGQSATSGASTSTTVTSQPGPTPAATGGTLIIARLSDANNLDPHFSTQINSMAVVQHKLYEGLVLLDQNSEYKPLLASEWKQLDDLTWEFVLRDGVTFHDGTPFDGEAVKKTIARILDKNAPTPKANMFGMIKEVKVIDPHKVQIILHYPFAGLLSVLASAEGGIISPKAIEQYGKDLNKHPVGTGPFVFESWTPGQEIVLTKNEKYWGKGPKIDKVVFKTVPEDTTRVAMVETGEAHIAEQLPVTEIERVQNSTNMTLGRYESFAVDHIGMNVTKKPFDDVRVRQAIAHAIDKEAIIKGVYNNVGKVAVSTLGPKVIGYSPNLKTPEYDLNKAKQLLAEAGYANGFKATVYLNDNKARINVAEVLQSQLKGIGIDLQIQVMEFGAYLDLAGKGEAQMFISGWGNATGDADYNQYNLFHSTSHGVPGNHSFYSNPKVDALIEAGRKEKDPQKRKEIYEQAQQIEMDEVPLLPYRSSENLAAIAKNVQGVTISPSGYVEINDVTIQQ from the coding sequence TTGAAAAGAAAAAACATGCTGCACTCCATTCTCGCCCTATCCGTACTGTTTTCGACGGTCCTCGCGGGTTGCTCATCCGGACAGTCTGCGACTTCCGGGGCCAGTACCAGCACGACGGTGACCAGTCAGCCTGGACCGACTCCGGCAGCAACCGGAGGAACCTTGATTATCGCCCGTCTGTCCGATGCCAACAATCTGGATCCGCATTTCAGCACCCAGATCAACTCCATGGCTGTTGTGCAGCACAAGCTGTACGAAGGACTCGTGCTGCTCGATCAAAACAGCGAGTACAAGCCGCTCTTGGCGAGTGAATGGAAGCAGCTCGACGACCTCACATGGGAATTCGTCCTTCGAGATGGCGTGACATTCCATGATGGCACCCCCTTTGATGGAGAAGCGGTAAAGAAGACGATCGCCAGGATTTTGGACAAAAACGCACCGACTCCCAAGGCCAACATGTTTGGCATGATTAAAGAAGTCAAAGTGATCGACCCGCATAAAGTGCAGATCATCCTCCACTATCCGTTTGCCGGTTTGCTGTCCGTACTGGCGAGTGCTGAAGGCGGCATCATCAGTCCAAAGGCGATTGAGCAATATGGAAAGGATTTGAACAAGCATCCGGTCGGAACGGGACCTTTTGTGTTTGAATCGTGGACGCCAGGACAAGAGATCGTGCTTACGAAAAATGAAAAGTATTGGGGAAAAGGGCCGAAGATTGACAAGGTTGTATTTAAGACGGTGCCGGAGGATACGACCCGTGTCGCGATGGTTGAGACTGGGGAAGCTCATATCGCGGAGCAACTGCCTGTGACGGAAATCGAACGCGTCCAAAATTCCACCAACATGACGCTGGGACGTTATGAATCCTTTGCGGTTGATCATATCGGGATGAATGTGACGAAAAAGCCGTTTGATGATGTGCGGGTGCGTCAGGCCATCGCCCATGCCATCGACAAGGAAGCGATCATCAAAGGCGTGTACAATAACGTGGGAAAAGTCGCGGTCTCCACATTGGGACCAAAAGTGATCGGGTACAGCCCGAATCTGAAGACGCCGGAATACGATTTGAACAAAGCGAAGCAGCTGCTGGCAGAAGCCGGGTATGCGAATGGTTTTAAAGCGACGGTGTACTTAAATGACAACAAAGCACGCATCAATGTGGCGGAAGTCTTGCAGTCGCAGCTGAAGGGGATCGGGATTGACCTGCAGATTCAAGTGATGGAGTTTGGAGCGTATTTGGATTTGGCAGGAAAGGGCGAGGCGCAAATGTTTATCAGCGGATGGGGAAATGCGACGGGTGACGCTGACTACAACCAGTACAACCTGTTCCACAGCACATCGCACGGGGTGCCAGGCAACCATTCCTTCTATTCCAATCCAAAAGTGGATGCGCTGATCGAAGCCGGACGAAAGGAAAAAGATCCGCAGAAGCGCAAGGAAATCTATGAGCAAGCGCAGCAAATCGAAATGGACGAAGTGCCGCTGCTCCCTTATCGCAGCAGTGAAAACCTCGCCGCCATCGCGAAAAACGTACAAGGTGTCACCATCAGTCCTTCGGGATACGTCGAGATCAATGACGTGACGATTCAGCAGTGA
- a CDS encoding glutathione ABC transporter substrate-binding protein — translation MKKTRFFQTLIALTVAVSAALAGCSSGQEASQGNNGSAQPGASAPAGKTGGTLVIARLSDANNLDPHFLTQINSAAIIHHKVYEGLVRMDKESKYVGSLATEWKQLDDVTWEFKLRQGVTFHDGAPFNAEAVKKTIARVQDPNVGSNRANLFEAIKEVKVVDDLTVQFVLHYPYAPLLSVLASAEGVILSPKAIEQYGKDLTKHPTGTGPYKFESWTPGQEVVLVKNDSYWGGQPKLDKVVFKTVPEDTTRIAMVETGEAQVAEQLPVTEVDRVQNSSSMTLGRFASFSSDHIGINTKKKPFDDVRVRQAIAYAVDKESIIKGVYNDVGKPAHSSITPTMVGYSENVKGLDYNLEKAKQLLADAGYANGFKATIYLNDNKARINVAEVLQQQLKQIGIDLQVKVLEFGAYIDAASKGETDLFISGWGNATGDADYNQYNLFHTKSQGAPGNHSFYSNPEVDKLIEEGRKEKDADKRKQIYEQAQQIEMNDAGLIPYRFSENLAAIQKGVEGVWISPAGHIEVDDVVLP, via the coding sequence ATGAAAAAGACGCGCTTTTTTCAGACGCTGATCGCGCTGACAGTAGCCGTTTCGGCTGCGCTAGCCGGCTGCTCTTCGGGCCAGGAAGCAAGTCAGGGGAACAACGGATCTGCGCAACCGGGAGCAAGCGCACCCGCAGGAAAAACCGGCGGTACCTTGGTGATTGCACGACTGTCCGATGCCAACAATTTGGATCCGCACTTCCTCACGCAAATCAACTCAGCCGCCATTATTCATCACAAGGTATACGAGGGACTCGTGCGGATGGACAAGGAGAGCAAGTACGTCGGTTCGCTGGCTACCGAATGGAAGCAGCTGGATGACGTGACGTGGGAATTCAAGCTGCGCCAAGGCGTCACATTCCACGATGGCGCGCCGTTCAATGCAGAAGCGGTGAAAAAGACCATCGCTCGCGTGCAGGATCCGAATGTCGGGTCCAATCGCGCCAATCTGTTTGAAGCCATCAAAGAAGTGAAGGTCGTCGATGATCTGACCGTACAGTTCGTTTTGCACTATCCGTATGCTCCGCTTCTGTCCGTTTTGGCAAGTGCGGAAGGGGTTATCCTCTCACCCAAAGCGATCGAGCAGTACGGAAAAGATCTGACCAAGCACCCGACCGGTACCGGACCGTACAAGTTCGAATCGTGGACACCCGGCCAGGAAGTGGTGCTCGTGAAAAATGACAGCTACTGGGGCGGACAGCCAAAGCTGGACAAGGTCGTCTTTAAAACCGTACCAGAGGACACCACTCGGATCGCCATGGTAGAAACAGGCGAGGCGCAAGTCGCCGAGCAATTGCCTGTAACCGAAGTGGATCGCGTACAAAATTCCAGCAGCATGACACTGGGGCGTTTTGCTTCCTTCTCCAGCGATCATATTGGGATCAATACGAAGAAGAAGCCATTTGATGATGTGCGTGTCCGTCAGGCTATCGCATACGCTGTCGATAAGGAATCCATCATCAAGGGTGTGTACAATGATGTAGGGAAACCAGCGCACTCCTCGATTACTCCAACGATGGTCGGTTACAGCGAAAACGTAAAAGGCCTGGATTACAATCTGGAAAAAGCAAAGCAGCTGCTTGCTGATGCAGGCTATGCAAACGGCTTCAAAGCAACAATCTACCTGAACGACAACAAAGCTCGCATCAACGTGGCAGAGGTATTGCAGCAACAGCTCAAACAAATCGGAATCGATCTCCAAGTGAAGGTGTTGGAGTTCGGCGCTTACATCGACGCAGCCTCCAAAGGGGAAACCGACCTGTTCATCAGCGGCTGGGGCAATGCGACCGGTGACGCAGACTACAATCAGTACAATCTGTTCCACACCAAGTCGCAGGGCGCACCAGGCAACCACTCCTTCTACAGCAATCCAGAAGTGGACAAGCTGATCGAGGAAGGTCGCAAGGAAAAAGACGCGGACAAGCGCAAACAGATTTATGAACAAGCTCAGCAAATCGAGATGAATGACGCCGGGTTGATTCCTTATCGTTTCTCTGAGAATCTCGCTGCCATTCAAAAAGGTGTTGAGGGCGTTTGGATCAGCCCAGCTGGTCATATCGAAGTAGACGACGTGGTTCTTCCATAA
- a CDS encoding glutathione ABC transporter substrate-binding protein yields the protein MSKNKAWKWMAASVLAAGLLVTGCSTGKEQAVASKPAGAEKQSAPKTLMIARQSDANNLDPHFISSINAASVVQHKVYEGLIRRTESMEFKPMLATEWKQKDDVTWEFKLRQDVKFHDGTPFTAEAVKATIGRVLDEKVGSPRATLFKMIKEVKVIDDYIVEFKLEYPYSPLLSILANHEGSIISPKAIEQYGKDLSKHPVGTGPFVFESWTPGQEIVLKKNENYWGQKVKVDKVVFKVVPEDTTRIAMVETGEAHIAEPLPVTEIDRVKNSAQIDLYRSEGLGTEFVGFNTKKKPFDDVRVRQAISYAIETDAIIQGVFNQVGTKANSAMSPKVLGYSGKLRGYAFDPNKAKALLGEAGYPNGFKTTIWTGDRKERINTAEVIQSQLKGIGIDVEVKVLEYGAYLDAEDNGETDMFISGWGNATGDGDYNQYNLFHSKSLGKGGNTTFYVNAEVDRLIEEGRREQDPEKRKGIYARALEIEVSQAPMVPIRNLENVAAVGKNVKGFWISPSGYMMINDITIE from the coding sequence ATGAGTAAAAACAAAGCGTGGAAGTGGATGGCTGCGAGTGTGCTTGCTGCAGGACTGTTGGTGACGGGGTGTTCGACGGGGAAGGAGCAGGCAGTGGCCAGCAAGCCGGCAGGGGCGGAAAAGCAATCTGCTCCAAAGACATTGATGATCGCTCGACAATCGGATGCGAATAATCTCGACCCGCATTTCATTTCCTCCATTAATGCGGCGAGCGTGGTCCAGCACAAAGTATACGAGGGGCTGATCCGGCGCACAGAGAGCATGGAATTCAAACCGATGCTGGCTACGGAGTGGAAACAGAAAGATGACGTGACGTGGGAGTTCAAGCTGCGTCAGGACGTCAAATTCCATGACGGAACACCGTTTACGGCTGAAGCGGTGAAGGCCACGATCGGACGGGTCCTGGATGAAAAAGTGGGCTCGCCCCGTGCCACTCTGTTTAAAATGATCAAAGAGGTAAAAGTCATCGACGACTACATCGTAGAGTTCAAGCTGGAATATCCGTACTCGCCGCTGCTCTCGATCCTGGCGAATCACGAAGGCAGCATCATCAGCCCGAAAGCAATCGAGCAGTATGGGAAAGACTTGAGCAAGCATCCGGTCGGTACTGGCCCGTTTGTATTTGAGTCATGGACGCCGGGTCAGGAGATTGTCCTCAAGAAAAATGAAAACTACTGGGGTCAAAAAGTGAAGGTAGACAAAGTAGTTTTCAAGGTCGTTCCCGAAGATACGACTCGCATTGCCATGGTGGAGACAGGAGAAGCCCATATCGCAGAGCCGTTGCCCGTCACGGAAATCGATCGGGTGAAGAACTCGGCGCAAATCGACTTGTATCGCAGCGAGGGGCTGGGAACGGAATTCGTCGGCTTCAATACGAAGAAAAAGCCATTTGATGATGTTCGCGTGCGCCAGGCGATCAGCTATGCAATTGAGACGGATGCCATCATACAAGGCGTATTCAATCAGGTAGGAACCAAAGCGAATTCGGCAATGAGTCCCAAAGTGCTGGGCTACAGCGGCAAGCTGAGAGGGTACGCATTCGACCCGAATAAGGCAAAGGCCTTGCTCGGAGAAGCGGGGTACCCGAACGGTTTCAAAACCACCATTTGGACGGGGGATCGGAAAGAGAGGATCAACACGGCAGAGGTCATCCAGTCGCAATTAAAGGGAATCGGGATCGATGTCGAAGTGAAAGTCCTCGAATACGGAGCCTATCTGGATGCGGAAGATAATGGAGAGACGGACATGTTCATCAGCGGCTGGGGGAATGCCACTGGCGACGGGGACTACAACCAGTACAATCTGTTCCATTCCAAATCACTGGGAAAGGGTGGAAACACAACGTTTTACGTGAATGCTGAAGTGGACAGATTGATTGAGGAAGGACGCAGGGAGCAAGACCCGGAAAAGCGAAAAGGAATCTATGCACGTGCATTGGAGATAGAAGTAAGTCAAGCTCCGATGGTGCCGATCCGCAATCTGGAGAATGTCGCAGCGGTAGGAAAGAATGTGAAAGGATTTTGGATCAGCCCATCCGGGTACATGATGATCAACGACATTACGATTGAATGA
- a CDS encoding amidohydrolase family protein produces the protein MERKGSFWITNATLEHSFAWKEGRVAGTQTERVHVQVKGGRMEKIVPASEPLPPDVESWDARGLLMLPSFREMHIHLDKTYYGGPWQACIPASNRFFRIEQERELLPKQLPVVQERAEKLLDLLQSNGATHVRTHCNIDPVIGLQNLEATLRALETYSGKLSWEMVAFPQHGLLRSKSVGLMREALRNGAGLVGGVDPATFDEDIEKSLNTVMDLAVEADADIDLHLHEPGHLGVFIIKRIAALTEEAGWQGRVTISHAYGLGEVPESLASEIAEQLVQHQISIVTAVPIDMPTIPVPLLDAKGVRVSLGNDNITDHWDSFGTGDMLQKANRLAERFRWTDEVRLSRALGFVTGGVTPLDDRGNRVWPQAGDSADAVFVQAGCSAEAVARQSAKAAVLFQGKLVWQSEDDCEK, from the coding sequence ATGGAGAGAAAAGGAAGCTTCTGGATCACAAACGCCACTCTGGAGCACAGCTTTGCATGGAAAGAGGGGAGGGTTGCCGGCACGCAAACCGAGCGGGTCCATGTGCAGGTAAAAGGGGGACGCATGGAAAAGATCGTTCCCGCTTCTGAACCGCTTCCGCCCGACGTGGAAAGCTGGGATGCCCGAGGTCTTCTCATGCTGCCATCTTTTCGAGAAATGCACATTCATTTGGACAAAACCTATTATGGAGGTCCGTGGCAGGCATGCATTCCTGCCTCCAATCGATTTTTTCGCATCGAGCAGGAGCGAGAACTGTTGCCGAAGCAGCTCCCTGTCGTGCAGGAAAGGGCTGAAAAGCTCCTGGATTTGCTGCAATCGAACGGAGCTACCCATGTGCGTACGCACTGCAACATTGACCCGGTCATCGGCCTGCAAAACCTGGAGGCTACCCTTCGTGCCTTGGAGACATACTCGGGGAAACTTTCCTGGGAAATGGTTGCCTTTCCTCAACACGGATTGCTCCGCAGCAAGTCTGTCGGGCTGATGCGGGAAGCTCTGCGAAATGGAGCCGGGCTCGTCGGGGGAGTGGATCCCGCCACGTTTGATGAAGATATTGAAAAATCGCTGAATACCGTGATGGATCTGGCGGTGGAAGCCGATGCGGATATCGATCTGCATTTGCATGAACCGGGACACCTGGGTGTCTTCATTATCAAACGGATCGCTGCGCTGACCGAGGAAGCCGGTTGGCAAGGACGTGTGACAATCAGCCATGCGTACGGACTAGGGGAAGTACCTGAGTCGCTCGCAAGTGAAATCGCCGAGCAGCTGGTCCAGCATCAAATCTCGATCGTGACCGCGGTTCCCATCGACATGCCTACCATACCTGTTCCGCTCTTGGATGCAAAGGGAGTCCGAGTATCGCTTGGAAACGATAACATCACCGATCATTGGGACTCATTCGGCACGGGAGATATGCTGCAAAAAGCCAATCGCCTCGCAGAGCGTTTCCGTTGGACGGACGAGGTCAGACTGTCTCGGGCGCTGGGATTCGTCACAGGTGGTGTGACTCCGCTCGACGATCGAGGCAACCGCGTCTGGCCGCAGGCGGGGGATTCCGCAGATGCTGTGTTTGTGCAAGCTGGCTGCTCTGCAGAAGCGGTGGCGCGTCAATCGGCGAAAGCAGCTGTCCTGTTCCAGGGCAAGCTGGTATGGCAGTCCGAAGACGATTGTGAAAAGTGA
- a CDS encoding glutathione ABC transporter substrate-binding protein encodes MKKARLFGTLLALTLTVGTVLTGCGAGQEQAGTGTSAPAESPKAGGTLIVARKADANNLDPHFITNIPSANYIYGKVYESLIARDKNSEYKPTLATEWKQVDDLTWEFKLRSGVTFHDGAPFNAEAVKKTFERAKDPKVASPRASNFSMIKEIKVVDDQTVQFILDYPFAPLLSILASSEGSILSPKAIAEHADTLSKQPVGTGPFKFEAWTPGQEMTLVKNDSYWGDKPKVDKVVYKVVPEDTTRIAMIEAGEAHIGDQLPVTEVERAQSSPNMTMVRAEGLGVEYIGFNVTKKPFDDIRVRQAVAHAIEKEAIVKGVYNNVGNEAVSAMSSKVIGYNPNLTDYTYDVNEAKKLLSEAGYANGFKTTIVTDDRKERMNVAEVIQSQLKGIGIDVEIKVMEYGAYLEFTDKGEHDMFIGGWGNATGDGDYNQYNVFHSSSKGSAGNLAFYNNPEVDKLIEDGRREKDPKKRNEIYAKLQEIELKEVPVIPIRTIDHVSVTAKDVRGFWLSPVGYLMLDDVTIQ; translated from the coding sequence ATGAAGAAAGCACGCTTGTTTGGAACCTTGCTTGCCTTGACGCTAACCGTCGGTACCGTATTGACCGGTTGCGGCGCAGGACAAGAGCAAGCGGGTACAGGAACATCTGCACCAGCGGAAAGCCCGAAGGCAGGTGGCACGCTGATCGTGGCTCGCAAAGCAGACGCTAACAATCTCGATCCTCACTTCATCACGAATATTCCATCCGCAAACTACATTTATGGCAAAGTTTACGAAAGCTTGATCGCGCGGGATAAAAACTCCGAGTACAAGCCTACGCTTGCGACGGAATGGAAGCAGGTAGATGATCTGACATGGGAGTTCAAGCTGAGAAGCGGCGTAACCTTCCACGATGGGGCGCCTTTCAATGCAGAAGCTGTGAAAAAGACGTTTGAACGGGCAAAGGATCCGAAAGTGGCTTCGCCTCGCGCGTCCAATTTCTCCATGATCAAAGAAATCAAGGTCGTGGATGATCAGACCGTTCAATTCATTCTGGACTATCCATTTGCTCCTCTGCTCTCCATTTTGGCGAGCTCTGAGGGCAGCATTTTGAGCCCGAAGGCCATCGCGGAGCATGCAGACACGCTGTCCAAACAGCCTGTAGGAACAGGGCCGTTCAAATTTGAAGCTTGGACACCGGGCCAAGAGATGACGCTTGTGAAAAATGACAGCTACTGGGGTGACAAGCCAAAGGTAGACAAGGTTGTGTACAAAGTGGTGCCTGAGGACACTACCCGAATTGCAATGATTGAAGCAGGCGAGGCTCACATCGGCGATCAACTGCCAGTGACAGAAGTAGAACGCGCCCAGTCTTCGCCGAACATGACGATGGTTCGGGCAGAAGGCTTGGGAGTGGAGTACATCGGGTTCAACGTCACGAAAAAACCGTTTGATGACATCCGCGTCCGTCAGGCTGTCGCTCATGCCATCGAGAAGGAAGCGATCGTCAAAGGGGTCTACAACAATGTAGGGAACGAAGCCGTATCGGCCATGTCCTCCAAGGTGATCGGCTACAATCCGAATCTCACAGACTACACCTATGACGTCAATGAAGCGAAAAAGCTGCTCAGCGAGGCAGGCTACGCAAACGGCTTCAAGACCACCATCGTAACGGATGACCGCAAAGAGCGGATGAACGTGGCAGAGGTGATTCAATCCCAGCTGAAGGGAATTGGCATCGATGTGGAGATCAAAGTAATGGAATATGGCGCTTACCTCGAGTTCACAGACAAAGGCGAACACGACATGTTCATCGGCGGTTGGGGTAATGCCACGGGAGACGGAGACTACAATCAGTACAACGTGTTCCACAGCTCTTCCAAAGGCAGTGCGGGCAACCTCGCTTTCTACAACAATCCGGAAGTGGACAAGCTGATCGAGGATGGCCGTCGTGAAAAAGATCCTAAAAAGCGCAACGAAATTTACGCCAAACTGCAAGAAATCGAGCTGAAAGAAGTGCCGGTCATTCCGATCCGCACCATCGATCATGTATCGGTGACGGCAAAGGATGTCCGTGGCTTCTGGCTGAGTCCGGTAGGATATCTGATGCTGGATGATGTGACAATTCAATAG
- a CDS encoding LysE family translocator, translating to MSWFLSGFFLSLSLCLDLGMVNVAIIRAGVERGLLPSFLIGVGSSFGDLIYALLSMVGISLLLENRVVRWMLWIGGTVILLYMTWNMLKEFRRPKEIDLGSKEKRMDKRRSWKDFSSGLGLALASPSAILWFATIGGSVIASSNADSTAALFSFFGGFFTASIAWSLFMAGVSSQGGKWLGHRLLRGFSFLSALLFLYFAGKVFIDGYHTLL from the coding sequence GTGAGCTGGTTTCTGTCTGGATTTTTTTTATCGCTTTCGCTCTGTCTCGATCTCGGGATGGTGAACGTAGCGATCATTCGTGCCGGCGTAGAGAGAGGTCTCCTGCCTTCTTTTCTGATCGGGGTCGGCTCGAGCTTTGGAGACTTGATTTACGCCCTGCTCTCCATGGTCGGAATTTCTTTGCTCCTTGAAAACCGCGTCGTACGCTGGATGCTTTGGATAGGCGGCACGGTCATTTTGCTGTACATGACCTGGAATATGCTCAAGGAGTTCCGCAGACCCAAAGAAATTGATCTGGGATCGAAAGAAAAACGTATGGACAAGAGGAGAAGCTGGAAGGACTTTTCCTCAGGACTCGGCCTGGCGTTGGCTTCTCCGTCGGCAATTCTCTGGTTCGCTACGATTGGCGGCAGCGTGATCGCCTCATCGAATGCGGATTCAACTGCAGCGCTGTTCTCGTTTTTCGGAGGGTTCTTCACGGCCTCCATCGCCTGGTCGCTGTTCATGGCAGGGGTCTCGAGTCAAGGAGGGAAATGGCTTGGCCATCGACTTCTGCGGGGCTTTTCGTTTTTGTCTGCCTTGCTCTTTCTGTACTTCGCAGGCAAAGTGTTCATCGACGGCTATCATACTTTGCTGTAG
- a CDS encoding NUDIX hydrolase, with the protein MHEEVLDIYDETGTHIGVAKRSEVHRLGHWHQTFHCWIYRVREGKIQVLFQRRHPEKDTFPNLLDITSAGHLAASEAPEDGVRELQEELGLAVAFEALEHIGVIKDEGMGPGIIDKELCHVFAYACDQPLDEYVLQPEEVTGLLWVDLDELERMFAGERDRLEAAGFLAEPDGTRQDVLLQVEQHAFVPHESHYYEQVFTAIRKLGNAMRSEIE; encoded by the coding sequence ATGCACGAAGAGGTGCTTGATATCTACGACGAAACAGGAACACACATCGGTGTAGCCAAAAGATCGGAGGTGCACCGCCTTGGACACTGGCACCAGACCTTTCATTGCTGGATCTATCGGGTGCGGGAAGGGAAGATTCAGGTGCTGTTTCAAAGGCGTCATCCCGAAAAGGATACGTTTCCAAATCTGCTGGACATCACGTCGGCAGGTCATCTGGCCGCTTCCGAAGCACCAGAGGATGGAGTGCGGGAGCTGCAGGAGGAGCTGGGGCTCGCTGTCGCGTTTGAAGCACTTGAGCACATCGGCGTGATCAAGGATGAAGGGATGGGTCCCGGGATCATCGACAAAGAGCTGTGTCACGTATTTGCCTATGCTTGTGACCAGCCCCTGGACGAATACGTTTTGCAGCCGGAAGAGGTCACAGGCCTCCTATGGGTCGATTTGGATGAGCTGGAGCGAATGTTTGCAGGGGAGCGGGACAGGCTGGAAGCGGCTGGCTTTTTGGCGGAGCCGGATGGGACGAGGCAGGACGTCCTCCTGCAAGTCGAGCAGCACGCCTTTGTACCGCATGAAAGTCATTATTATGAGCAAGTGTTTACGGCGATCAGAAAGCTCGGAAATGCTATGCGAAGCGAAATAGAGTGA